One part of the Solea senegalensis isolate Sse05_10M unplaced genomic scaffold, IFAPA_SoseM_1 scf7180000017739, whole genome shotgun sequence genome encodes these proteins:
- the LOC122764886 gene encoding zinc finger protein OZF-like, with protein sequence MSLSPCLSLSLSLLRHSVQQRLAAAAEQIFELFEKALAEYEDEFTRSLQEETVFRRHVHTEVSAGVQQGAVREDAVEPECPHIKEEQVEPWTNEDEDVTEFNFSPAIVKDEDEDRPELHQSLTEDNRDDCGGPEADGHLVPVSPEAAEDVSATEDSEDDWRTSRKRASLKKRKTHVSVAEKPFVCTECGKGFKLRDHLKAHERIHTGEKPFGCSVCGRRFNQKSNLRRHAVTHTGEKPFVCAVCGNRFRLKDSLKSHLKIHTGEKPFGCSVCGKTFKQKEYLMEHAVVHTGEKRFSCSVCHRSFTWRHQIRSHQCVRDLSLFHQSLTEDSREDFGGPEPAGNSGPDGHLGPVSPEASETLAGENLSGSTDGEDDQRTSRRRADLKKLKPNVSAAEKPFVCTECGKGFKVRAHLKAHERIHTGEKPFGCSVCGKRFNQKSNLRRHAVTHTGEKPFVCSVCGNRFRLKDSLKSHLKIHTGEKPFGCSICGKTFKQKEYLTKHMIVHTGGDGTRGAEPPTSS encoded by the exons ATGTCCCTGTCCCCgtgtctgtccctgtctctgtctctgctgagaCACAGTGTGCAGCAGCGCCTCGCAGCGGCCGCGGAGCAGATTTTCGAGTTGTTTGAAAAAGCCCTCGCGGAGTATGAGGATGAATTCACGCGTTCACTTCAGGAGGAAACCGTCTTCAGACGTCACGTTCACACTgaag tgtctgcaggtgtccagcagggggcagtgagAGAGGACGCGGTGGAGCCTGAATGTCCCCACATTAAAGAAGAACAGGTGGAACCGTGGACCAATGAGGATGAAGACGTGACCGAGTTCAACTTCAGTCCCGCTATCGTgaaggacgaggacgaggacagacCTGAGCTTCATCAGAGTCTCACTGAGGACAACAGAGATGACTGTGGAGGACCAGAAGCAGATGGACATTTAGTACCAGTGAGTCCCGAAGCAGCTGAAGACGTTTCTGCCACTGAAGACAGTGAAGATGACTGGAGGACGAGCAGGAAACGAGCAAGTCTGAAGAAACGtaaaacacatgtttctgtCGCAGAGAAACCGTTTGTTTGCACCGAGTGCGGGAAAGGATTTAAGCTGAGGGATCATCTGAAGGCACACGAGAGGATTCACACTGGAGAGAAACCGTTCGGCTGCTCCGTCTGCGGCAGGAGATTCAACCAGAAGTCAAACCTGCGGAGACACGCGGTCACGCACACGGGAGAGAAACCGTTTGTTTGCGCCGTGTGTGGGAACAGATTTCGCCTCAAGGACAGTCTGAAGTCACACCTGAAAATCCACACTGGGGAGAAACCGTTCGGCTGCTCCGTCTGCGGGAAGACATTCAAACAGAAAGAATATTTAATGGAACACGCAGTCGTCCACACGGGCGAGAAACGCTTCAGCTGCTCAGTTTGTCACCGCAGTTTTACCTGGCGTCATCAGATCAGGAGCCATCAGTGTGTTAGAGACTTATCTCTGTTTCACCAGAGTCTCACTGAGGACAGCAGAGAGGACTTTGGAGGACCAGAACCAGCCGGAAACTCaggtccagatggacatttagGACCAGTGAGTCCTGAAGCTTCAGAGACGTTAGCAGGTGAAAATCTTTCCGGCTCTACAGACGGTGAAGACGATCAGAGGACGAGCAGGAGACGAGCAGATCTGAAGAAACTGAAGCCAAATGTTTCTGCTGCAGAGAAACCGTTTGTTTGCACCGAGTGCGGGAAAGGATTTAAAGTGCGGGCTCATCTGAAGGCACACGAGAGGATTCACACCGGAGAGAAACCGTTCGGCTGCTCCGTCTGCGGAAAAAGATTCAACCAGAAGTCAAACCTGCGGAGACACGCGGTCACGCACACGGGAGAGAAACCGTTTGTTTGCTCCGTGTGTGGGAACAGATTTCGCCTCAAGGACAGTCTGAAGTCACACCTGAAAATCCACACTGGGGAGAAACCGTTCGGCTGCTCCATCTGcgggaaaacattcaaacagaAAGAATATTTAACCAAACACATGATTGTCCACACGGGCGGAGACGGGACGAGAGGGGCGGAGCCTCCAACCAGCAGCTAG
- the LOC122764888 gene encoding glycosylated lysosomal membrane protein isoform X1, whose protein sequence is MAAGTVKTRRTFLVIFLFFSLLFSSSGQSSFTRQLIVQLNPGWSAPAPPGGDLLHIRAVGDNDTLHFLFCSQGAPTLLLVHTNSSSSSVKVDWTPFLARNTTGSLRVEPESSVLSSTALVFSRVGDVHLKSAQTLNPHTQEVNLSLSLSQLLEYDDINDTASMTSDLFPPYELQNLSWSRMNSSDPFAPLCGSVVNSSGSICLQLSAFESEGRGQSWPRLLHTANSSQLGVWLDGVSPRAARSRFMLELQAVGGAYPLSRVDVHRSIDDEFTPSIFKASHWVSSANGSSEVVGFVRWRSVAFRRSKPALEDATPCRNSAPRPQSSEAAASGLIRAFYSNVETFGLNVSFGLAGEPFYNSTRFLSWTLLMGVGSPPVDSFSALVVAVMAVGLGAPVLVLLVGGVWICARKRAMEPTAAYEPIN, encoded by the exons atgGCGGCGGGGACGGTGAAGACGAGACGAACgtttttagtgatttttctttttttctcgcttcttttttcttcttcaggtcAAAGTTCGTTCACGCGACAg TTGATTGTGCAGTTGAACCCTGGCTGGAGTGCACcggcgcctcctggtggtgacCTGCTGCACATCAGAGCTGTGGGAGACAATGACACGCTGCACTTCCTGTTCTGCAGCCAGGGGGCGCCTACGCTGCTGCTTGTCCACACcaactcctcttcttcttctgtcaag GTCGACTGGACACCGTTTTTGGCTCGAAACACCACGGGCAGCCTGAGGGTGGAGCCAGAGAGCAGCGTCCTGTCCAGCACTGCGCTCGTCTTCAGCAGGGTCGGAGACGTCCACCTTAAATCAGCCCAGACcttaaatccacacacacaggaagtgaacctgtctctctctctctctcagttgcTTGAGTACGATGACATCAACGACACGGCCTcgatgacctctgacctcttccCTCCGTACGAGCTGCAGAACCTGAGCTGGTCTCGTATGAACTCGTCTGATCCGTTTGCTCCTCTCTGTGGATCCGTGGTCAACAGCAGCGGCTCCATCTGCCTGCAG TTGTCGGCGTTTGAGTCGGAGGGGCGTGGCCAGAGCTGGCCCCGCCTCTTGCACACAGCTAACTCCTCCCAGCTGGGGGTGTGGCTTGACGGCGTGTCGCCAAGAGCGGCTCGTTCCAGGTTCATGCTGGAGCTGCAGGCGGTGGGCGGAGCTTATCCTCTGAGCAGAGTGGATGTCCATCGATCAATCGATGACGAGTTCACGCCGTCCATtttcaag GCGTCTCACTGGGTGTCTTCGGCAAACGGCAGCTCTGAAGTCGTGGGTTTCGTGCGTTGGCGCTCCGTGGCGTTTCGTCGCTCTAAACCAGCGCTGGAGGATGCCACGCCGTGCCGTAACTCCGCCCCCCGTCCACAGAGCAGCGAGGCGGCGGCGTCCGGTCTGATTCGAGCGTTTTACTCCAATGTGGAAACGTTTGGTCTGAACGTGAGCTTCGGCCTGGCGGGAGAACCGTTCTACAACAGCACACGCTTCCTGTCCTG GACACTGCTCATGGGCGTCGGCTCTCCTCCCGTCGACTCCTTCTCAGCACTCGTCGTCGCCGTCATGGCGGTCGGGCTGGGAGCGCCGGTGCTGGTCCTGTTAGTGGGTGGAGTCTGGATCTGTGCGCGCAAGAGAGCGATGGAGCCGACGGCAGCCTACGAGCCAATCAACTGA
- the LOC122764888 gene encoding glycosylated lysosomal membrane protein isoform X2: MAAGTVKTRRTFLVIFLFFSLLFSSSGQSSFTRQLIVQLNPGWSAPAPPGGDLLHIRAVGDNDTLHFLFCSQGAPTLLLVHTNSSSSSVKVDWTPFLARNTTGSLRVEPESSVLSSTALVFSRLLEYDDINDTASMTSDLFPPYELQNLSWSRMNSSDPFAPLCGSVVNSSGSICLQLSAFESEGRGQSWPRLLHTANSSQLGVWLDGVSPRAARSRFMLELQAVGGAYPLSRVDVHRSIDDEFTPSIFKASHWVSSANGSSEVVGFVRWRSVAFRRSKPALEDATPCRNSAPRPQSSEAAASGLIRAFYSNVETFGLNVSFGLAGEPFYNSTRFLSWTLLMGVGSPPVDSFSALVVAVMAVGLGAPVLVLLVGGVWICARKRAMEPTAAYEPIN; encoded by the exons atgGCGGCGGGGACGGTGAAGACGAGACGAACgtttttagtgatttttctttttttctcgcttcttttttcttcttcaggtcAAAGTTCGTTCACGCGACAg TTGATTGTGCAGTTGAACCCTGGCTGGAGTGCACcggcgcctcctggtggtgacCTGCTGCACATCAGAGCTGTGGGAGACAATGACACGCTGCACTTCCTGTTCTGCAGCCAGGGGGCGCCTACGCTGCTGCTTGTCCACACcaactcctcttcttcttctgtcaag GTCGACTGGACACCGTTTTTGGCTCGAAACACCACGGGCAGCCTGAGGGTGGAGCCAGAGAGCAGCGTCCTGTCCAGCACTGCGCTCGTCTTCAGCAGG ttgcTTGAGTACGATGACATCAACGACACGGCCTcgatgacctctgacctcttccCTCCGTACGAGCTGCAGAACCTGAGCTGGTCTCGTATGAACTCGTCTGATCCGTTTGCTCCTCTCTGTGGATCCGTGGTCAACAGCAGCGGCTCCATCTGCCTGCAG TTGTCGGCGTTTGAGTCGGAGGGGCGTGGCCAGAGCTGGCCCCGCCTCTTGCACACAGCTAACTCCTCCCAGCTGGGGGTGTGGCTTGACGGCGTGTCGCCAAGAGCGGCTCGTTCCAGGTTCATGCTGGAGCTGCAGGCGGTGGGCGGAGCTTATCCTCTGAGCAGAGTGGATGTCCATCGATCAATCGATGACGAGTTCACGCCGTCCATtttcaag GCGTCTCACTGGGTGTCTTCGGCAAACGGCAGCTCTGAAGTCGTGGGTTTCGTGCGTTGGCGCTCCGTGGCGTTTCGTCGCTCTAAACCAGCGCTGGAGGATGCCACGCCGTGCCGTAACTCCGCCCCCCGTCCACAGAGCAGCGAGGCGGCGGCGTCCGGTCTGATTCGAGCGTTTTACTCCAATGTGGAAACGTTTGGTCTGAACGTGAGCTTCGGCCTGGCGGGAGAACCGTTCTACAACAGCACACGCTTCCTGTCCTG GACACTGCTCATGGGCGTCGGCTCTCCTCCCGTCGACTCCTTCTCAGCACTCGTCGTCGCCGTCATGGCGGTCGGGCTGGGAGCGCCGGTGCTGGTCCTGTTAGTGGGTGGAGTCTGGATCTGTGCGCGCAAGAGAGCGATGGAGCCGACGGCAGCCTACGAGCCAATCAACTGA
- the dnai2b gene encoding dynein axonemal intermediate chain 2: MEIVHVYTKLRAHFGRQCVFTDRPADLLVDVQPEPSVTERFILRRPREGALQVCRDMSEHQVNTERFESSSCGLNHVEGGWPKDINPAEMEQTIRFRKKVEKDEGYINSILQLGSVMEHCSRQNNSTDLYQDYFEDEDQEDESQETTFAKTINVFRDPNEVKRMVTGLSWHPDSGRKLAAAYSCLEFQRSSKDVSVDSYIWDIENPNRPEMALKPTSPLVCLDYNPKDSHTLVGGSYNGQIAYWDTRRGGHPVEFSSVEQSHRDPVYKIIWLQSKTGTDAFSASTDGQVLWWDIRKMSEPTERLVLDLGREGNLDRALGAISLEFEATMPTKLMVGTEQGVVVSCNRKAKTPAEKIVCTYDGHHGPVYALQRNPFFPKNFLTVGDWTARIWSEDIKESSIMWTKYQMSFLMDACWSPVRPSVFFTVKMDGVLDAWDVLLKQNDPVLSVKVCDEALFSLSVHHHGRLVACGSQQGGATLLEVCPGLSTVQKNEKSLLAAMFERETKREKILEARQKELRLKERSRSAQSREEEVTGREEGEETPDQLILNAENNFFNMVEAELRRRREREEKENQEKDVCEEKEVKDDRETSEF, translated from the exons ATGGAGATTGTGCACGTGTACACGAAGCTCCGCGCGCACTTCGGCCGTCAGTGTGTGTTCACGGACCGGCCCGCGGACCTGCTGGTGGACGTTCAGCCGGAGCCCAGCGTCACGGAGAGATTCATCCTCCGCAGACCCCGAGAGGGGGCGCTGCAGGTGTGCAGGGACATGTCCGAGCACCAG GTGAACACGGAACGTTTCGAGTCCAGCAGTTGTGGACTGAACCATGTGGAGGGAGGGTGGCCTAAAGACATCAACCCCGCCGAGATGGAACAAACCATTCGCTTCAGGAAGAAGGTGGAGAAGGACGAGGGCTACATCAACAGCATCCTGCAGCTGGGCAGC gtgATGGAGCACTGCAGCAGACAGAACAACAGCACAGACCTTTACCAGGACTACTTTGAGGACGAGGACCAAGAGGACGAGAGTCAGGAGACCACGTTCGCCAAAACCATCAACGTCTTCAG AGATCCCAATGAGGTCAAACGTATGGTCACCGGTCTGTCCTGGCACCCGGACAGCGGCAGAAAGCTGGCCGCCGCCTACTCCTGCCTGGAGTTCCAGAGAAGCAGCAAAGACGTGAGCGTGGACTCGTATATCTGGGACATTG agaaccCGAACAGACCAGAGATGGCGCTGAAGCCGACGTCTCCACTCGTCTGTCTGGACTATAATCCCAAAGACTCGCACACTCTCGTGGGAGGAAGCTACAACGGACAGATCG cgTACTGGGACACCCGGAGAGGAGGCCACCCGGTGGAGTTTTCCTCTGTGGAGCAGAGTCACAGAGACCCAGTCTACAAAATCATCTGGCTTCAGTCCAAGACTGGGACAGACGCGTTCTCTGCGTCCACCGACGGACAG GTTCTGTGGTGGGACATCCGTAAGATGAGTGAGCCCACAGAGCGTCTGGTTCTGGACCTGGGCAGGGAGGGGAACCTGGACCGAGCTTTAGGAGCCATCTCTCTGGAGTTTGAAGCCACGATG CCGACTAAGTTGATGGTGGGGACAGAGCAGGGCGTGGTCGTCTCCTGTAACAGGAAAGCAAAGACTCCGGCCGAGAAGATCGTCTGTACGTACGACGGTCACCATGGACCCGTCTACGCCCTGCAGAGGAACCCATTCTTCCCCAAAAACTTCCTGACTGTGGGGGACTGGACCGCCCGGATCTGGTCTGAGGACATCAAGGAGTCGTCCATAATGTGGACCAA ATATCAGATGTCCTTCCTGATGGATGCCTGCTGGAGTCCAGTCCGACCGTCCGTCTTCTTCACGGTGAAGATGGACGGCGTGTTGGACGCCTGGGACGTCCTGCTGAAACAGAACGACCCGGTGCTGAGTGTCAAG GTGTGTGACGAGGCTCTGTTCAGTCTCAGCGTTCACCATCACGGACGCTTGGTGGCGTGCGGTTCTCAGCAGGGTGGAGCCACGCTGCTGGAGGTGTGTCCCGGTCTGTCCACTGTCCAGAAGAACGAGAAGAGTCTGCTGGCTGCG ATGTTTGAGCGTGAGACGAAGCGTGAGAAGATCCTGGAGGCTCGACAGAAGGAGCTCCGCCTTAAGGAGAGGAGTCGCTCGGCACAGAGCCGAGAGGAGGAGGTCACAGGtcgggaggagggggaggagactcCCGATCAGCTGATCCTCAACGCTGAGAACAACTTCTTCAACATGGTGGAGGCGGAgctaaggaggaggagggagagggaggagaaagaaaaccaG gaaaaagacgtttgtgaagaaaaagaagtgaaagaCGACCGAGAAACTTCAGAGTTTTAA
- the LOC122764883 gene encoding gastrula zinc finger protein XlCGF57.1-like — protein MSKKRWRRAENPSLKAAVEQQLAAAAEHILRLLTGAPPPEPQHLKRLVAERITAAVEEIFTAFRASRAGDRDPEEAGDRAEGTELCLSFGVRLKESPPGTSVSEPERRVASPEDGPAEEEEEEDDEETTSLCCRVCGKLFDRKGFLMKHAEKHLKEAGSQCGLCGERLESSAALKLHLQSHRDSSRTCDVCGKKFPSIRAQETHLRLHTGEKPFTCHVCGKHFNQKGNLSTHLRIHTEEKPFSCSVCSKQFSHAGSLERHAKVHDGQTPFSCSVCREGFSKSAELRQHSLSHASTSRSRRSKPSLSPSHCCKVCGSAFHNKGNFVRHAETHSKDPQCLCGVCGDQCESPESLQIHIQSHRESSRICDICGASFRDMEIHMRTHTGQKPFQCKDCGKDFPRKGSLERHMKLHGGERPFICEFCGKTFIENTVLRRHIKSHTGGKPRIYSCDVCSKKFTMSQHLDVHKRIHTGEKPYTCRVCGKNFRQIGNLDSHMRIHTGEKPFICSLCGKRFRQKISLETHERFHKKEKPFGCQLCSKGFVQKIDLKRHMLTHTGEKPYSCHVCGKSYQEKRSVDSHMKVHTGDLGPKHSSVTQKPQEVHSDFIQL, from the exons ATGTCGAAGAAACGCTGGAGGCGCGCGGAGAACCCGAGCCTGAAGGCCGCGGTGGAGCAGCAGCTCGCGGCCGCGGCAGAGCACATCCTCCGCCTGCTCACCGGAGCTCCGCCGCCCGAGCCCCAGCACCTGAAGCGGCTGGTGGCCGAGCGCATCACCGCCGCCGTGGAGGAGATCTTCACCGCGTTCAGAGCCTCCAGGGCCGGGGACAGAGACCCCGAGGAGGCCGGGGACAGAGCAGAGGGGACAG AGTTGTGTCTGTCGTTCGGCGTCCGGCTGAAGGAGTCTCCTCCCGGAACATCCGTCTCTGAACCAGAGCGGCGAGTAGCATCTCCAGAGGACGGccctgctgaggaggaggaggaggaggacgatgaagagaCAACGTCTCTCTGCTGCCGGGTCTGCGGGAAGCTCTTTGACCGAAAAGGCTTTTTGATGAAACACGCAGAGAAACACTTAAAGGAGGCTGGAAGTCAGTGCGGTCTGTGCGGGGAGCGTCTGGAGTCGAGCGCCGCTCTGAAGCTCCACCTCCAAAGTCACCGCGACAGCAGCAGGACCTGCGACGTCTGCGGGAAGAAGTTCCCGTCCATCCGAGCTCAGGAGACGCACCTGAGACTGCACACGGGAGAGAAGCCATTCACCTGCCACGTCTGCGGAAAACACTTCAACCAGAAAGGAAACCTGTCGACGCACCTGAGGATCCACACGGAGGAGAAGCCGTTCAGCTGCAGCGTCTGCAGCAAACAGTTCAGTCACGCCGGGTCACTGGAGCGTCACGCCAAGGTCCACGACGGACAGACGCCGTTCAGCTGCAGCGTCTGCAGGGAAGGGTTTTCAAAGAGCGCCGAACTGAGGCAGCACAGTCTGAGCCACGCGTCCACCTCCAGGAGCCGACGCTCCAAACCCAGTCTGAGTCCGTCTCACTGCTGCAAGGTCTGCGGGAGCGCCTTTCACAACAAAGGAAACTTTGTCCGACACGCCGAGACTCATTCCAAAGATCCCCAGTGTCTCTGCGGTGTCTGCGGCGACCAGTGTGAGTCGCCAGAGAGTCTGCAGATCCACATCCAGAGCCACCGAGAAAGCAGCAGGATCTGCGACATCTGCGGAGCCAGCTTCAGGGACATGGAGATCCACATGAGGACGCACACCGGACAGAAACCCTTCCAGTGCAAAGACTGTGGCAAGGACTTCCCCAGGAAAGGGTCTCTGGAGCGGCACATGAAGCTGCACGGCGGCGAGCGGCCGTTCATCTGCGAGTTCTGTGGGAAGACGTTCATCGAGAACACGGTCCTCAGGAGACACATCAAGAGCCACACGGGTGGAAAGCCCCGGATTTACTCCTGCGACGTCTGCAGCAAGAAATTCACCATGAGCCAGCACCTGGATGTCCACAAGAGGATCCACACCGGAGAAAAACCGTACACGTGCCGGGTCTGTGGGAAGAACTTCCGCCAAATCGGCAACCTGGACTCGCACATGAGGATCCACACGGGTGAGAAGCCGTTCATCTGCAGCCTCTGCGGGAAGAGGTTTCGCCAGAAGATCTCGCTGGAAACGCACGAACGGTTCCACAAGAAGGAGAAGCCCTTCGGCTGTCAGCTCTGCAGCAAAGGCTTCGTCCAGAAGATCGACCTGAAGAGACACATGCTGACGCACACCGGCGAGAAACCGTATAGCTGCCACGTCTGCGGCAAGAGCTACCAGGAGAAGCGCTCGGTGGACTCGCACATGAAGGTCCACACCGGAGATCTGGGTCCCAAACACTCGTCTGTGACGCAGAAACCACAGGAAGTTCACAGCGACTTCATCCAGCTGTGA
- the jtb gene encoding protein JTB: protein MESDCRIPVACCRPRILVLHALFWGLVSLRVFGAALLSEDKTAAVKPAVAPCWQLEEFIVTTACSECNAFQTVKVGSCELTGYVERVNCTKSNKEEHKSCRSAVMEDHLFWKFEAAMLALTLLFAVLVVVRQRWLDRLASEKVRRQIESI, encoded by the exons ATGGAGAGCGACTGTCGGATTCCCGTGGCGTGCTGTCGACCTCGAATCCTTGTACTTCACGCTCTTTTCTGGGGCCTCGTGTCcctcag agTGTTTGGAGCCGCCCTGCTGAGTGAAGATAAAACTGCAG CAGTGAAACCTgcagtcgccccctgctggcagctGGAGGAGTTTATAGTGACCACAGCGTGTTCAGAGTGCAATGCTTTCCAGACGgtga aagtcGGGTCCTGTGAGCTCACAGGATACGTGGAGAGAGTGAACTGCACCAAGTCCAACAAAGAAGAGCATAAGAG cTGTCGTTCTGCAGTGATGGAGGACCATCTCTTCTGGAAGTTCGAGGCGGCCATGTTGGCTCTGACACTGCTCTTCGCCGTCCTCGTGGTTGTTCGCCAGCGTTGGCTCGACCGCCTCGCGTCCGAGAAAGTCCGCCGACAGATCGAGTCCATTTAG